In Phocoena phocoena chromosome 3, mPhoPho1.1, whole genome shotgun sequence, a single window of DNA contains:
- the TRIP13 gene encoding pachytene checkpoint protein 2 homolog, with amino-acid sequence MDEAVGDLKQALPCVAEAPTVHVEVHQRSGSTAKREDLKLSVRKLLTRHNIVFGDYTWTEFDEPFLARNVQSVSIVDTELKAKGPQPIDLSVCTIALHIFQLNEDGPSSENLEEETENIIAANHWVLPAAEFHGLWDSLVYDVEIKSHLLDYVMTTLLFSDKNVDSTLITWNRVVLLHGPPGTGKTSLCKALAQKLTIRLSSRYRYGQLIEINSHSLFSKWFSESGKLVTRMFQKIQDLIDDKDALVFVLIDEVESLTASRNACRAGAEPSDAIRVVNAVLTQIDQIKRHSNVVILTTSNITERIDVAFVDRADIRQYIGPPSAAAIFRIYLSCLEELMRCQIVYPRQQLLTLRELEMIGFIENNVSKLSLLLSEISRKSEGLSGRVLRKLPFLAHALYVQAPTITVEGFLQALSLAVDKQFEDRKKLSSCV; translated from the exons ATGGACGAGGCCGTGGGCGACCTGAAGCAGGCGCTGCCCTGCGTGGCCGAGGCGCCGACCGTCCATGTGGAGGTCCACCAGCGGAGCGGCAG CACTGCAAAAAGAGAAGATCTAAAGCTGAGTGTTAGGAAGCTCCTCACCAGACACAACATTGTGTTTGGCGATTACACGTGGACTGAGTTTGACGAGCCTTTTCTGGCCAGAAACGTGCAGTCTGTGTCCATTGTTGACACGGAATTAAAGGCTAAAGGTCCACAG CCCATAGATTTGAGCGTGTGCACTATTGCACTTCACATCTTCCAGCTGAATGAAGatggccccagcagtgaaaatttggaggaagagacagaaaacataATTGCGGCAAACCATTGGGTGCTGCCTGCAG CTGAATTCCatgggctttgggacagcctggtgTATGATGTGGAAATCAAATCTCAC CTCCTTGACTACGTGATGACAACTTTACTGTTTTCAGACAAGAATGTCGACAGCACCCTCATCACCTGGAACCGGGTGGTCCTGCTTCACG GTCCTCCAGGAACTGGAAAAACATCCCTGTGTAAAGCTTTAGCGCAGAAATTGACCATCAGACTCTCAAGCAG gTACCGGTATGGCCAGTTAATTGAGATAAACAGCCACAGCCTCTTCTCTAAGTGGTTTTCAGAA AGTGGCAAGCTGGTAACTAGGATGTTCCAGAAGATTCAGGACTTAATTGATGACAAAGATGCTCTGGTGTTTGTGCTGATTGACGAG GTGGAGAGCCTAACGGCTTCCCGCAACGCCTGCAGGGCGGGTGCCGAGCCTTCGGATGCCATCCGCGTGGTCAACGCCGTGTTGACCCAGATCGATCAGATCAAAAG GCACTCCAACGTGGTGATCCTGACCACGTCCAACATCACGGAGAGGATTGACGTGGCCTTTGTGGACAGAGCTGACATCAGGCAGTACATTGGGCCGCCCTCCGCAGCAGCCATCTTCAGAATCTACCTCTCCTGCCTCGAAGAGCTGATGAGG TGTCAGATCGTATACCCTCGCCAGCAGCTGCTGACCCTCCGCGAGCTGGAGATGATTGGCTTCATCGAGAACAACGTGTCCAAGTTGAGCCTTCTCCTGAGTGAGATTTCGCG GAAGAGTGAGGGCCTCAGCGGCCGTGTCCTGAGAAAACTCCCTTTTCTGGCTCACGCTCTGTATGTCCAG GCCCCCACCATCACCGTCGAGGGCTTCCTCCAGGCCCTGTCTCTGGCCGTGGACAAGCAGTTTGAGGACAGAAAGAAGCTCTCGTCGTGCGTGTGA